A stretch of Cryptococcus neoformans var. neoformans JEC21 chromosome 10 sequence DNA encodes these proteins:
- a CDS encoding RNA polymerase III transcription factor, putative, producing MSADFAIDPALLDENVTGVSSPLQDLGTSDSDDLYGDSDNEYQDSQPDEVGEPDSDVVFGRLAGLASKTASGKGKINNAEFQRELELADEEELPQSRRSGKAPQKQPRRAHKPSHEVNYLLGQANGAYLVEDYDKAISSFLEVIRLDPYVPAAWVTLSSCYKELGDEEKARQMRFLGAHVDDEGDLWRELAQEFREIGHLEQSVYCIRKALKCEPDQIDLLWDLGAIYRIQGQKTRGCNVFRAMLQIEPELANNFEFISTFHPLLVSMNLRGLVAQTTRRGFDYQIATYPSPNQRPRVSDAPPPMTYENITTLIDDLLALEEYEDALVVVKQGQRWLQGRAEQKGWDTMDDDREYDPPGTIREEVESEGFEMDVGMRHRLALLRIKLDDAHEADIHIDHLLSLDVLTHYTYLQELGDALMTRDQWERALDCFGAVQECEELPDDPPLIYKIGVCQWKMGDLDEALEALQWVASEVPDNLEAKLRIANVLEDMGRKAEALDIVTEVIRTRGERGTLSSTIQMQPGVRVSKRMLEEQLRSQMQNLWADVQEAERGTMEGEEGALERFVESAGLLIENYRMDRSNFTKNRGMVRVLKSKKYKKTDVDDQAAEMQDRLERTLGLEEVDDDNPYHVFRKTSFYGLSNEEWLTLVVKYCCVLMVRREEEVAMDILEHVVWSGLFHNRRCEIALRLTIIACAMRLKAYDKIVDSARKLALRSQFLPQPFLIMLAAISTGGSAARAVFTDTSLQNFINRDIRAYDEAVRNGDKGLHYLEGKGRWSANKGKTKGESKGGDGKKKGGKKSKGKKKADAQIDPDLDEEEEAEDRVYGVEGEIGWGYKPVLPKKFSPYLNVILGQEMLASKAFKGAIFYLTRAYELDPWNPFICLLIAQAYLGRAMTRQSDNKNYQIAQGMVFLSQYRKLSPASGPGMEEVEYNFGRAFHSIGVPHFAVKHYEKVLDSVQKRMDESMFPEEVRKSSLAWEAAHNLMLLYSMAENMALVKEKSKWLAI from the exons ATGAGTGCCGACTTCGCTATAGACCCAGCACTACTGGACGAAAATGTTACCGGAGTGTCTAGTCCTCTGCAAGACCTTGGTACATCTGACAGTGATGACCTGTATGGAGATTCAGACAACGAATATCAGGACTCACAACCGGATGAGGTTGGAGAACCGGACAGTGATGTTGTTTTTGG ACGACTGGCAGGATTAGCGTCAAAAACTGCGTCTGGCAAGGGGAAGATCAACAATGCAGAGTTTCAACGTGAATTAGAATTAgcagacgaagaagaacttCCGCAGTCTCGCCGTTCAGGCAAAGCACCACAGAAACAG CCTCGACGAGCACACAAACCCTCACATGAGGTGAACTATTTACTTGGTCAAGCAAACGGGGCTTATCTGGTTGAAGATTACGATAAAGCCATTTCAAGTTTCCTTGAAGTTATCCGACTCGATCCATATGTACCGGCGGCTTGGGTCACCCTTTCAAGCTGTTACAAAGAGCtcggtgatgaagagaaggccAGACAGATGAGATTTTTGGGTGCACATGTGGATGACGAGGGAGATctttggagagaactggcACAAGAATTCAG AGAGATTGGACATCTGGAGCAAAGTGTCTATTGCATAAGAAAGGCTCTCAAATGTGAGCCTGACCAGATTGATCTCTTATGGGATCTGGGAGCCATATATCGTATCCAAGGTCAAAAGACTCGT GGATGTAATGTTTTCCGTGCGATGCTACAAATCGAGCCCGAATTGGCGAATAACTTTGAGTTTATCTCCACTTTCCACCCACTCCTTGTCTCAATGAATCTGCGGGGACTAGTAGCGCAGACAACCAGGAGAGGTTTTGATTATCAAATAGCAACCTATCCCTCACCGAACCAACGCCCTCGAGTCTCCGATGCTCCACCCCCTATGACTTATGAGAACATAACCACCCTCATAGACGATCTTTTAGCCCTGGAAGAGTACGAAGATGCGCTAGTAGTCGTCAAGCAAGGTCAGAGATGGCTACAGGGAAGGGCAGAGCAGAAGGGTTGGGATACTATGGATGACGATAGAGAATATGATCCACCGGGGACGatcagagaagaagtggaaagCGAAGGATTCGAGATGGATGTGGGCATGAGGCATCGTCTGGCTCTCTTGCGTATAAAGTTGGACGACGCCCACGAGGCAGAC ATTCACATCGATCACCTGCTCAGCCTTGACGTGCTCACACATTACACGTATCTCCAGGAATTGGGAGACGCGCTCATGACTCGTGATCAATGGGAGAGAGCTTTGGATTGCTTTGGGGCTGTCCAGGAATGTGAAGAGTTGCCCGATGATCCACCACTGATATATAAAATCGGTGTCTGTCAGTGGAAGATGGGTGACTTGGACGAGGCTTTAGAGGCGTTGCAATGGG TGGCAAGTGAAGTGCCAGACAACTTGGAGGCGAAGCTGAGGATAGCAAACGTTTTGGAGGATATGGGTAGAAAGGCTGAAGCTTTGGACATTGTAACAGAAG TCATCCGTACTCGTGGTGAACGCGGCACACTCTCTTCCACGATTCAAATGCAGCCAGGCGTAAGAGTATCCAAACGGATGCTTGAAGAACAACTTCGTTCGCAGATGCAAAACCTTTGGGCCGATGTTCAAGAGGCAGAAAGAGGTACGatggagggagaagaaggggcgCTCGAGAGGTTTGTAGAGAGTGCGGGCCTGCTGATTGAAAACTATCGAATGGATAGATCGAATTTTACGAAAAATCGA GGCATGGTGAGAGTGCTTAAGAGCAAGAAGTACAAGAAGACGGATGTAGATGATCAAGCTGCAGAAATGCAAGATCGTTTGGAAAGAACCCTGGGAT TGGAAGAGGTCGACGATGATAATCCCTACCATGTTTTCCGCAAAACGTCTTTCTATGGCTTGTCCAATGAAGAGTGGTTGACCCTTGTCGTCAAATATTGCTGCGTTTTGATGGTtaggagagaagaggaagtagCCATGGATATCTTGGAGCACGTCGTCTGGTCGGGGTTATTCCATAATCGGCGTTGTGAGATTGCCTTGAGGCTGACTATCATTG CATGTGCAATGAGGCTGAAAGCCTACGACAAGATAGTTGATTCGGCCCGAAAACTCGCTCTTCGTTCCCAgttccttcctcaaccaTTTCTCATCATGCTTGCAGCCATTTCCACTGGAGGCTCTGCAGCCCGTGCAGTATTCACCGACACCTCTCTTCAAAATTTCATTAACCGAGACATCAGAGCGTACGACGAGGCAGTCAGGAATGGGGATAAGGGTCTGCATTATTTGGAGGGTAAAGGTAGATGGAGTGCCAATAAAGGGAAGACTAAGGGAGAGAGCAAGGGAGgcgatggaaagaaaaaaggcgGAAAGAAATccaaagggaagaagaaagccGATGCTCAAATTGACCCAGaccttgatgaggaagaagaggctgaagaTCGGGTCTATGGTGTAGAAGGGGAGATCGGATGGGGCTATAAACCAGTTTTACCCAAGAAATTCTCGCCATATCTAAATGTGATATTGGGGCAAGAGATGCTTGCTTCTAAAGCCTTCAAAGGGGCCATCT TCTATCTGACAAGAGCATACGAACTTGATCCATGGAATCCCTTCATCTGCCTTCTGATCGCACAAGCATACCTTGGACGAGCCATGACACGTCAGTCTGATAATAAGAACTATCAGATCGCTCAA GGGATGGTCTTCTTGTCTCAATATCGCAAACTTTCTCCTGCTTCAGGCCCcgggatggaagaagtggaatATAACTTTGGTCGTGCATTTCATTCTATCGGTGTACCCCATTTTGCAGTAAAGCATTACGAGAAGGTGTTGGATAGTgtgcagaagaggatggacgAGAGTATGTTTCCGGAG GAAGTCAGGAAATCATCGTTAGCTTGGGAGGCAGCTCACAATCTGATGTTGCTGTATTCAATGGCAGAGAACATGGCGCTAGTGAAAGAGAAATCAAAATGGCTGGCTATCTAG
- a CDS encoding expressed protein — protein MPSDTHRRSRFGNFASKFAPHSDPQRRSSHSGSLLSPLDPNSPQSGSKENYYGRPSSPTYSDQLSSNNHGQPQEVSYRIDDDLVPPVAPFAPQADSALSSRRSSISFLADKDSLKNRASSLSLNYVPAKFTRLHAPGDYAHRRKQGGGRDAFASNAQRMGQVGTVDDDEGVIFQISESGLKRKKPKLRWNRFKWVLFLANSVLFIYGMATLVCAILVWLNIFYQSDVIRVGNRTELIISTVAASMITFTSLLGFAGIFLNNRTFLAIFTLLLWVDFGLLVAPGYITYKQKTFNLEGKINSQWSRYLGTEGRLRIQDALRCCGYYSPFVEATVSPLCYSRSNFPGCKSQYLRLERRVLGIWFTVSFAIVPAHLLIILAALLCSNHVTYRFGKGLMPERYRLDLGSMAVIMDEYAGQIAAQYGPTVAQEAVERSSINLATPTPCRSEYDVSLLSVPNSRRGSSSNLEAMRRGALPGSTRGVSLYDPSNPRASMDHRPESSFGGNTHIASGSGSHNGSHQADESVASFSNDDHRRR, from the exons ATGCCATCCGACACTCACAGGCGCTCCCGCTTTGGGAACTTCGCATCCAAATTCGCTCCCCATTCTGATCCCCAGCGCCGTTCATCTCACTCGGggtctcttctttcccctctcGATCCCAACTCGCCGCAATCAGGATCAAAGGAAAACTACTACGGTAGACCAAGCTCGCCAACGTATTCCGACCAGTTGTCAAGCAATAACCACGGCCAACCTCAGGAAGTTTCATACCGAATCGACGACGACCTCGTTCCTCCTGTTGCTCCTTTTGCCCCTCAAGCCGACTCCGCACTTTCTTCTCGTAGGAGTAGTATTTCATTCCTTGCTGACAAGGACTCTCTCAAGAACCGAGCTTCATCATTATCTCTAAACTACGTTCCTGCAAAATTTACGCGTCTTCACGCGCCTGGTGACTACGCCCATCGACGAAAGCAAGGTGGTGGTCGAGATGCGTTTGCGTCCAATGCCCAACGAATGGGCCAAGTCGGTACTGtagacgatgatgagggtgTTATTTTTCAGATCTCAGAGTCCGgtttgaaaaggaagaagccaaagctTAGGTGGAATCGGTTTAAATGGGTTTTGTTTTTGGCGAATAGTGTC CTTTTCATTTACGGTATGGCGACTCTTGTCTGCGCCATCCTTGTCTGGCTCAACATCTTTTACCAATCCGACGTGATTCGCGTTGGTAACCGTACTGAACTCATCA TCTCAACTGTTGCGGCCTCGATGATCACATTCACATCACTTCTCGGATTTGCTGGTATCTTCTTAAACAACCGTACTTTCTTGGCCATCTTTACTCTTTTACTATGGGTCGACTTTGGTCTCCTTGTTGCCCCTGGCTACATTACCTACAAGCAGAAGACATTCAACCTGGAAGGAAAAATCAACTCTCAATGGTCTAGATACCTTGGAACAGAGGGTCGATTGAGAATTCAGGATGCC TTGCGATGCTGTGGTTACTATTCTCCCTTTGTCGAGGCTACCgtctctcctctttgtTACTCTCGATCCAATTTCCCTGGTTGCAAGTCACAATATCTTCGTCTTGAACGTCGCGTTCTCGGAATCTGGTTTACAGTGTCGTTTGCCATTGTCCCCGCTCACCTTCTCATTATTCTTGCCGCTCTACTCTGCTCAAATCACGTTACCTATCGATTCGGTAAGGGATTAATGCCCGAGAGATACAGGTTGGATCTGGGAAGTATGGCGGTTATTATGGACGAATATGCCGG ACAAATTGCTGCTCAATATGGCCCCACTGTTGCCCAGGAGGCCGTGGAGAGATCGTCTATTAACCTTGCCACCCCCACCCCCTGCAGGTCCGAATACGAtgtttcccttctttctgttCCCAACTCCCGTCGCGGTTCCTCTTCGAACCTCGAGGCCATGCGTCGCGGCGCCTTGCCTGGAAGTACTCGCGGTGTGTCATTGTATGACCCCTCGAACCCTAGAGCTAGTATGGACCACAGGCCAGAGAGTTCTTTCGGTGGGAATACTCATATCGCCAGCGGAAGTGGCAGTCACAACGGTAGTCATCAGGCGGACGAGTCGGTGGCATCCTTCTCAAATGACGACCACCGTCGTCGATAA
- a CDS encoding glutathione synthase, putative has product MSAATTLPQWPPALEDDQLQSLTLLASVWSLAHGFTLLPHAPAHPPTSTIPAPLSLLPTPFPRQLYDLAVSLQPVYNALYARIALDWEFLDRVMGGSVSKVDDFQGELWRGWKSVRDQLVQRKQLGLFRSDYLLHEQDGGLGIKQVEFNTIAASFGALSQRAGELHKYLAKASRNYYDISPQLSNPANYPANEPLKKLATGLAAGWKAFGDEQAVVLFVVQDGERNVFDQTWLEFELLETHGIHSVRRTFSELSTLSLPSSSDLILPPSSQSSEPLRVALIYYRSAYTPTDYPTEKEWTTRIVLEKSTAIKCPSMALQLAGAKKIQQVLTEDGVLEDFLLGPERPDVGFGKGAGSLTKKDVDDLRSTWIGLYPMDNSALGQEANKLARQEPERFVLKPQREGGGNNIYRESIPPFLESLAATPVMEGEPDKKEGYILMELIQPPEKLENWLVRGGEGKPRKGEVVSELGVYGVTLFGGEETLNERAGTLLRTKGRESDEGGVAIGISSIDSPLLVD; this is encoded by the exons ATGTCCGCCGCCACCACTCTCCCGCAGTGGCCGCCCGCCCTCGAAGACGACCAGCTCCAGTCGCTCACACTCCTCGCATCCGTATGGTCCCTCGCACACGGCTTCACGCTCCTCCCCCACGCCCCTGCACACCCACccacatccaccatccCCGCCCCCCTCTCGCTCCTCCCGACCCCCTTTCCCCGCCAACTGTACGACCTCGCTGTGTCCCTTCAGCCAGTCTACAACGCCCTCTATGCCCGTATCGCCCTGGACTGGGAGTTTCTCGATCGGGTAATGGGCGGATCGGTCAGCAAGGTCGACGATTTCCAGGGCGAgctttggagaggatggaagagcgTGAGAGATCAGTTGGTGCAGAGGAAGCAGCTGGGACTGTTCAGGAGTGATTATCTCTTGCATGAGCAGGACGGAGGGCTGGGTATCAAGCAGGTTGAGTTCAATACTATCGCTGCCAGCTTTGGCGCTCTGAGCCAAAGAGCCGGTGAGCTGCACAA GTACCTCGCCAAGGCTAGTCGCAACTATTATGACATTTCTCCTCAGCTCTCCAACCCCGCCAACTATCCTGCCAACGAACCACTCAAAAAGTTGGCTACCGGTCTGGCTGCAGGATGGAAAGCCTTTGGCGATGAACAAGCTGTAGTGCTCTTCGTCGTTCAGGATGGAGAGCGGAACGTGTTTGACCAAACCTGGCTAGAGTTTGAGCTTTTGGAAAC CCATGGCATCCATTCTGTCCGTCGAACATTCTCTGAATTATccaccctctccctcccttcctcctccgatctcatccttcctccttcatcccaGTCTTCCGAACCCCTCCGCGTTGCTCTTATCTACTACCGCTCCGCCTACACCCCTACCGACTACCCCACCGAAAAAGAATGGACTACCCGCATCGTCCTCGAAAAGAGCACGGCCATCAAATGCCCCAGTATGGCTCTCCAACTGGCCGGCGCAAAAAAGATCCAACAAGTCCTCACCGAAGACGGTGTTCTCGAAGATTTCCTCTTGGGTCCCGAACGACCTGATGTCGGGTTCGGCAAGGGAGCGGGTAGtttgacaaagaaggatgtaGATGACCTCCGTTCTACGTGGATAGGTCTTTACCCGATGGACAACTCCGCTCTAGGGCAAGAGGCGAACAAGCTCGCACGCCAAGAACCTGAGCGGTTCGTCCTCAAACCCCAACGGGAAGGCGGTGGAAACAACATTTACCGCGAATCTATCCCGCCCTTCCTCGAGTCCCTCGCTGCCACCCCCGTTATGGAAGGCGAACcagacaagaaggaaggttATATTCTCATGGAGCTCATCCAGCCTCCTGAAAAGTTGGAGAACTGGCTCGTcagaggaggggaagggaaacCCAGAAAGGGAGAGGTGGTCAGTGAGTTGGGAGTGTATGGTGTAACGCTCtttggtggagaggagacGCTTAATGAGCGGGCGGGAACGTTGTTGAGGACcaagggaagggaaagtgatgaaggaggtgtGGCTATTGGTATTAGCTCCATTGACAGTCCTTTGCTTGTGGATTAG
- a CDS encoding protein-vacuolar targeting-related protein, putative, with protein sequence MATPPVLIIDNGAYEIKAGISGVDWEPRVLPNSIARSRTEKRVYVGDEIDNCKDLSGIVYRRPFEKGMLVNWDAERIIWDRLFSPSVLNINPTETSLLVTEPYFNLPNIAETYDQMIFEEFEFQSYFRCAPAALIPYGGLYESDQGIPPQCTIVIDMGYSYTHVVPIRDGQIVWEHVKRIDVGGKLLTNHLKHLISFRQWNMIDQTHVVNSVREACGYVSLNWKGDLETCKAKPRKNPIIQEYVLPDFSANSTSRTGYIRSGPNAAPPEETNGTGEVNGKQKPEEEEQVLWMGNERFAGPELLFHPSDIGLKQTGLPETIAYVISQMPEELRGMFWAHIGIIGGLGNIENLGERLERDLQALCPVEYEIGIYEAFDPASLAYTSATALTSSEVYMSTYPVTRTEYFEQGSSLCRRKFGSFGAPAYNIDPPGFSSGVDARTEVSDDEMEMRYAMGLESKKGGKGKRRKEEEEVTSGNWGGRRRRTTGLGGF encoded by the exons ATGGCCACACCTCCGGTCCTTATAATAGACAATGGGGCTTACGAGATCAAAGCGGGTATATCGGGAGTCGATTGGGAGCCAAG AGTATTGCCCAATTCCATAGCTAGATCGAGGACTGAGAAGAGGGTTTATGTAGGGGATGAGATTGATAACTGTAAAGATCTTTCTGGTATCGTCTATAGACGGCCGTTTGAAAAG GGAATGTTAGTAAACTGGGATGCTGAGAGAATAATATGGGATCGATTATTTTCACCCTCTGTGTTAAAC ATTAACCCTACTGAAACTTCCTTATTGGTCACTGAGCCCTATTTCAACCTCCCCAACATAGCAGAAACGTACGACCAGATGATCTTCGAGGAATTTGAGTTTCAGAGCTATTTCAGATGTGCCC CTGCTGCTCTGATACCGTATGGTGGATTATATGAGTCTGATCAAGGCATTCCTCCTCAATGTACAATTGTAATCGATATGGGTTATTCATATACACACGTCGTACCTATACGTGACGGTCAGATCGTCTGGGAACACGTTAAGCG AATTGATGTCGGGGGCAAGCTCTTAACAAACCATCTCAAACATCTCATATCCTTCAGACAGTGGAACATGATTGACCAGACTCATGTCGTCAATTCTGTAAGAGAAGCATGCGGTTATGTGAGCTTGAATTGGAAAGGTGACCTTGAGACCTGCAA AGCGAAACCGAGGAAGAACCCAATTATTCAGGAATATGTCCTCCCTGACTTTTCAGCCAACTCGACTTCACGTACGGGTTATATCCGATCTGGGCCCAATGCTGCTCCACCAGAGGAGACAAACGGCACAGGAGAGGTGAACGGTAAACAAAAgccagaggaggaggagcaggtgCTTTGGATGGGGAATGAACGATTCGCCGGCCCGGAACTCCTATTCCATCCCTCAGACATTG GACTAAAGCAAACTGGCTTGCCAGAAACAATAGCATATGTAATCTCACAAATGCCTGAAGAGTTAAGAGGCATGTTCTGGGCTCATATTGGAATAATTGGCGGTTTGGGTAACATCGAGAATTTGGGAGAACGATT AGAGCGAGATTTACAGGCTCTTTGCCCTGTCGAGTACGAGATCGGTATCTATGAAGCATTTGA TCCCGCAAGTCTGGCGTACACTTCCGCtacagctttgacttcaTCAGAAGTCTACATGTCAACTTATCCAGTAACTCGAACGGAGTATTTTGAACAGGGCTCTTCCCTCTGCAGACGGAAATTCGGGTCGTTCGGTGCTCCGGCTTACAACATTGATCCACCTGGTTTCTCCTCAGGAGTCGATGCCAGAACTGAAGTCAGCGAtgacgagatggagatgagataTGCTATGGGTCTGGAAAGTAAGAAAGgcgggaaggggaagagaagaaaggaagaagaagaggtgacAAGTGGGAACTGGGGCGGCAGGAGACGGAGAACGACGGGTCTCGGGGGGTTTTAG
- a CDS encoding ER to Golgi transport-related protein, putative yields the protein MSQRIHLNPNVPRQSPMMGGIGGGYAPDPISRPTETQRFSDNEMLANIQKWSSKVEDVIETYTQPIRPYVPALARFLIVVTFLEDALRILTQWGDQLWYLQKHRHFPWGISHLFLLINVVAMLAGSFGVISKRYPEYSVFCLLGVVATQGIGYGLLFDLSFFLRNLSVVGGLLMVLSDSLQKNKKLFAGLPTLSETDRRKYFQLAGRILLIFLFIGFVFQGNWSFARVIVSIVGLGACVMVAVGFKAKWSASFLVALLSIFNVFINNWWSVHAAHPQRDFLKYDFFQTLSIVGGLLLLVNIGPGGFSMDEKKKVY from the exons ATGTCCCAACGCATTCACCTCAACCCTAACGTCCCTCGTCAGTCGCCTATGATGGGCGGCATCGGCGGCGGGTACGCCCCGGACCCCATCTCCCGGCCAACCGAGACCCAGAGGTTCAGCGACAATGAGATGCTTGCAAACATCCAAAAGTGGAGTAGCAAGGTTGAAGATGTGATCGAGACTTACACTCAG CCCATCCGACCGTATGTGCCTGCCTTGGCCAGGTTCCTCATTGTTGTTACTTTCCTTGAGG ACGCTTTGAGAATCCTTACTCAATGGGGTGACCAGTTGTGGTACCTTCAAAA GCATCGACACTTTCCTTGGGGCATTTCCCACTTGTTCCTCTTGATCAACGTCGTG GCCATGCTTGCTGGTTCCTTCGGTGTCATCTCCAAAAGGTACCCCGAATACTCTGTCTTCTGCCTTCTCGGAGTGGTTGCTACTCAAG GCATTGGTTACGGTCTCCTTTTCgacctttctttcttccttcgcaACCTCAGTGTTGTTGGAGGTCTTCTCATGGTTCTCTCCGACTCTTTgcagaagaacaagaagctATTCGCTGGCTTGCCCACTCTTAGCGAGACTGACCGACGCAAGTA CTTCCAGCTTGCCGGCCgaatcctcctcatcttccttttcattgGTTTCGTCTTCCAAGGCAACTGGTCCTTCGCCCGTGTCATCGTCTCCATCGTCGGTTTGGGCGCCTGTGTCATGGTCGCCGTGGGCTTTAAGGCCAAATGGAGTGCCAGTTTCCTTGTCGCTCTTTTGAGCATCTTCAATGTCTTCATTAACAATTGGTGGAGCGTCCACGCTGCTCACCCTCAGAGGGACTTTCTCAAGTATGACTT CTTCCAGACCTTGT CCATCGTCGGTGGTCTCTTGTTACTTGTCAACATCGGTCCTGGAGGGTTTTCCatggacgagaagaagaag GTCTATTAA
- a CDS encoding enoyl reductase, putative, whose protein sequence is MSVPQIPQTMRAWVQTEDNTLAIKEIPVPQPKANQVLIKVEYAAQNPTDWKHAEFLSLPGVINGCDYAGTIVKVGSDLKTPLKVGDKVAGTVHGGYFKDEGSYADYAAVDSNMCFVVPEGMKLEDAATFGVAWVTACQTVIQRQGKAFPPGDTKVSGNPWYIVYGASTSVGLFAIQVAKSLGYKVLGVCSPHSFDLAKSYGADATISYRDQEKAIAEALKITEGGVEYALDTISEGDTFKVTIGMMGKKGKQLNCILAVPDEVKQINPGLRIEWSVMYTLFGADFIFTPRIPNSEVWPASKEDRAFGEEIFAKTPELITKFGIKPNPVVIAGGFEDVVKAFDALKNGEVSGKKQVIKISA, encoded by the exons ATGTCTGTCCCTCAGATCCCTCAAACTATGCGCGCCTGGGTCCAAACCGAG GACAACACACTCGCTATCAAGGAGATCCCAGTCCCTCAACCCAAGGCCAACCAGGTCCTCATCAAAGTCGAGTACGCTGCACAA AACCCCACCGACTGGAAGCATGCAGAGTTCCTCTCACTTCCTGGTGTCATCAACGGCTGTGACTATGCCGGTACCATTGTCAAGGTTGGATCTGACCTCAAAACCCCTCTCAAGGTCGGTGACAAGGTTGCCGGTACCGTCCACGGTGGTTACTTCAAGGACGAGGGCTCTTACGCCGATTATGCTGCTGTCGACAGCAACATGTGCTTCGTGGTTCCTGAGGGTATGAAGTTGGAGGACGCCGCCACTTTCGGTGTCGCTTGGGTCACTGCTTGTCAA ACTGTCATTCAGCGACAAGGAAAGGCCTTCCCCCCCGGCGACACCAAGGTTTCTGGTAACCCCTGG TACATCGTCTACGgcgcctccacctctgTCGGCCTTTTCGCTATCCAGGTGGCCAAGTCCCTGGGCTACAAAGTTCTCGGTGTCTGCTCCCCTCACTCATTCGACCTCGCCAAGTCTTACGGTGCCGACGCTACCATTTCTTACCGTGACCAGGAGAAGGCTATTGCCGAGGCTTTGAAGATTACCGAAGGTGGTGTTGAGTACGCTCTTGATACCATCTCTGAGGGTGACACTTTCAAGGTCACCATTGGTATgatgggcaagaagggcaagcaGCTCAATTGTATCCTCGCTGTTCCCGACGAGGTCAAGCAGATCAATCCTGGTCTCAGGATTGAATGGTCTGTCATGTACACACTCTTCGGTGCT GATTTCATCTTCACACCTCGTATCCCCAACTCTGAAGTTTGGCCCGCCAGCAAGGAGGATCGAGCCTTTGGTGAAGAAATCTTCGCCAAGACTCCCGAGTTAATTACCAAGTTTGGCATCAAGCCCAACCCTGTCGTCATTGCCGGTGGTTTTGAAGACGTTGTCAAGGCCTTCGATGCCCTGAAG AATGGCGAGGTGTCTGGTAAGAAGCAGGTTATCAAAATCTCCGCTTAA
- a CDS encoding transport-related protein, putative: MASPLLPLSGSSHPSSTGGDSRRWDLSGGAGFGGSRNMGLGIEMDTGLGTGRGGLSTQLKRLTKFRSMDFELAFWQLTYLVVAPRRVYKQTYHHKQTKNQWARDDPAMLILIAGCLAAAGVAWSLVYRLPFSNLITLPLLMIFRDFLLSSLAVATILYFLSNRLLLAPSVPHASASDNRVEFAYAFDVAVNSFFPMFLTVYVGLLPLAVLVVRDNWVCLWAGNTLFLIAQVQYVYVTYLGYAALPFVARSQILLSPLLPIFGGYLLSLLGFNTAKHALELYFRQSWK, translated from the exons ATGGCGTCTCCGCTTTTGCCTCTTTCGGGATCATcacacccttcttcaaccggTGGTGATTCTCGAAGATGGGATCTTTCGGGCGGTGCAGGGTTTGGAGGCTCAAGAAATATGGGTCTAGGCATAGAGATGGATACTGGACTGGGaacaggaagaggaggattgTCTACGCAGTTGAAGAGATTAACGAAATTCAGGAGCATG GACTTTGAGCTGGCTTTTTGGCAACTGACATATTTGGTCGTTGCCCCTAGAAGAGTGTATAAACAGACATACCATCA CAAGCAAACGAAGAATCAGTGGGCGCGAGACGA CCCAGCAATGCTCATCCTGATAGCAGGATGCTTAGCAG CTGCCGGTGTCGCTTGGTCACTCGTATACCGCCTCCCTTTCTCAAACCTCATAaccttgcctcttctcatGATCTTTCGagatttccttctttcttcgctCGCCGTCGCGACAATCCTCTACTTCCTCTCTaaccgcctcctcctcgcgcCCTCTGTTCCCCATGCTTCAGCATCAGATAACAGGGTGGAATTTGCATATGCGTTCGATGTCGCTGTGAACTCGTTCTTCCCAATGTTCTTGACTGTCTACGTTGGACTATTGCCATTGGCCGTTTTAGTCGTCCGAGACAACTGGGTGTGTCTCTGGGCCGGAAA TACACTGTTCTTGATCGCTCAAGTTCAATATGTATATGTCACCTACTTGGGTTACGCTGCACTCCCATTCGTAGCTCGCTCGCAGATCTTACTCTCTCCTCTGCTTCCTATCTTTGGCGG ATATCTTTTAAGTCTATTGGGATTCAACACTGCCAAGCACGCGTTGGAGCTTTACTTCCGGCAAAGCTGGAAGTGA